The Novipirellula aureliae sequence GTCGTCTTCCTTCTTCACTTTCTTCTTTCGCTTCAGCGAAACCTTCGGCACGCGAGTTTTCGCCATACCGACGATGTTTGCTTCGGGGTCGAAACGGTCGATTTCCTTCAGCCGTGCAATTCGCTCGGCACGGGTCAGCACGTTTCGCGTCTTGATTGCCCCAGCTTGAACTTTGAGGCTGCGATCCATGGTCATATTAAAGCTCGGTCGGTCAAATTCGAGTGATGAACAATTTTCAAGCCCGCTTTTCGGATTGGGGCACTATTTGGAACACGAAAAATAACGAATCGACCCGGGTTTGGCAAGATTGCGTTTCCATTTTCACCCCTCAAAACCAAATATTACGCGTTTTGTTGGTTTTTTGAGGCTTCGCCGTTTGCGTTTCGATGCCGATACGTGACAATCTGGGTGCATTCGATTCCCGTTCGGGCTTGCCCCAACGGGATCACAATATTCTTGCTAGCTATCAGTTGTCGCTCCGGCTCGGGCAAGCCCGGCGGAAGTAGGATCAGTCAGATACACGCTGCTCTGATTCGCGAGCTCAGCCTCTAACTTTGAAGGAAATTTCGTTTGAACGAGTGGTTTTTCGTTATCGGCCAAATCGGTTTAGGCTTGGTATTGTTGGTAGCCGGCGGTGAATTTCTCGTTCGTGGCGCGGTGGCGCTCGCATCGGCACTACACATTTCACCCTTGGTGATCGGATTGACCGTCGTCGCATTTGGCACTAGCGCCCCCGAATTGGGGGTAAGTTTACAGGCCGCATTCGCCGGCAGCGCCGATGTAGCAATTGGCAACGTCGTCGGCAGCAATATCATCAACACACTGTTCGTCCTCGGGGCAGCCGCTCTTGTCACGCCGCTGATCGTTTCGAGTCAACTCATTCGCTTGGATGTCCCGATCATGATCGCGGCCTCCGGTTTACTTTGGTGGATGTCGTCGGACGGCTCGATTTCCCAAATCGAAGGGATCACTCTCTTCACGATTTTGATCGTCTATATTGTCTATTGTATTCGTAAAAGTCGAAGTGAATCGAAGCAGGTTCAAGAGGAGTACATTCGCCAATACGGCGAACCGGAGGTCGCTGCTGAATCGCCCGCCCGGCTTTCGACCTTTCTGAAGAATTTTGGATACTTGCTCGCCGGACTCCTTCTGCTCGGCCTCGGTTCCAATTGGTTGGTCGACGGAGCAACAAAAATCGCAACGTCCCTTGGCATTAGCCAATTGGTGATTGGTTTGACAGTGGTGGCCATCGGTACGTCGCTACCGGAAGTGGTGACGTCGATCGTTGCCAGTTACCGAGGCGAGCGAGACATCGCGGTCGGCAATGTGGTCGGCAGTAACCTGTTCAATATTTTGTGCGTTCTCGGTTTGACGGCGACCGTCTCACCAGCGGGAATTAGCATTGCTGCAACCGCCATCCACTTTGACATCCCGGTGATGTTTGCCGTATCCGTCATCTGCATGCCGATTTTCATGAGTGGCCATTTGATTGACCGAATGGAAGGAGCGTTGTTTTTGATGTACTACGCCGCCTACAACACGTTCATCGTGATGACGGCCAAGAGTCCCTTTGCGGCCAATCAATACACGCGCATTTTGTTCTGGGTTGTCTTACCGCTGACGATCTTGCCAATCGTCGTTTCGATTGTCACCGTTCGGATTCAAAAGAGTAGAACGTAGGCTACCTTACAACCTTAGGCTGCGTCGTTAAACAGTCGTCCGCCACCAGTTTGCTCCGGTTGTTTTTGTCCATACGCATTCGAAGATGCCCGATAAGTCGGCGGCGTGTCCGTTCCCGACAACATGCGAACCACATCGGACGTGTAGGATGCTAAATGGAATTGGCAAACAAATAGCGATAACGCACGCTGATGAGATATCGCAACGGCTTCAGAAACCCGTTTCGCTCGCGATGCCAATGCGTTGTCTCGGTCTCGATGGGGCGCATGAAGCTTCTCAAGTAAAGTCGTGCCATAGGGTGGTGCCTCTGCATCAAGCAACAGAGACTCACGCTCGGCGACCAAGGTTTCGAGCTCTCCGACCGCTTCGATCAATTCGCCGCTTCGAGCCGTCACATCGGAATGGTCCAGCGCCGCCGTCGAGACCGTTGACTTTGATAAGATCCTTTCGATCGAGTCCGCGACTCGTTCGAGTCGGTCAACATAGTCTCTCACTCTTTGATGCCAAATTGGATGTGTCATGAGTTACCCTGCTTTGCGACTGAGCTGGAATAGATCGAACATCGGGTCGGCAATTTCGCTGGCAGACGATTCGGTCAAATCTTCGACGATCAATTGATCAAGCTGTTTTTGAAAAACTTCCTCCGTTCTTCCACCGTGCATGTAAGCCGGCTTACCAACCGTTTTTCGCATCGATGCCAACATACTGCCAAACATCGTTTCACCAACAAACTTGGTGAACGCTTCTTTGGTCTCGTTTTCAGGCTTTGCCGCGACGTTCTCCGACAAGGAACTTGACAACGGACTCTGCTCCCACTTCGACCCCAATGTATCGAACGAAGAAGATGATTGAATATTCATTTTTTTCCTTTAGTAGCAGCGTCTCTCCGAGACGCTCAAAAATCCGGCGTCTCGGAGAGACGCCGCTACGATGCCAATCAATACGGCGGCTCGGAGAGACGCCGCTACGATGCCAATCAACCCGGCGGCTCGGAGAGACGCCGCTACGATGCCAAACAATCCGGCGGCTCGGAGAGACGCCGCTACGATGCCAAACAACCCGGCGGCTCGGAGAGACGCCGCTACGATGCCAATCAATACGGCGGCTCGGAGAGACGCCGCTACGGTGCCAATCAATCCGGCGGCTCGGAGAGACGCCGCTACGATGCCAATCAACCCGGCGGCTCGGAGAGACGCCGCTACGGTGCCAAACAATCCGGCGTCTCGGAGAGACGCCGCTACTGAATGGCGACTATTCGAAGACAACTTCACCAAACAAGTCGCCTTTGCGTTTGAGTGTCTTGATGATCGCAATCAGATCGGATGTTGGAACGTCAAGTGCATTGAGTGCGTCAGCCAAGTTTTTGAGTTTAGCATTGTCGTGTTCGTTCACCTTGTCGTGGACTCCGACGAAGCCTGCCACACCACCTGCTTCAATCCGCAGATTTCGGTGAGTCACCAAGACCGGTGCAACTTCGACGTCTTTGCCAATAACCACAATCCCTTCGCGTTCATTGATAACGACCCGTGATGAATGGCTAGCCAATTGGATCGGTAAGTTAAGTAGCAGTGCAATGAATTTGATCGGATTGTCTCGGTAGATCGAAGGAATTTGGACTCGGACATGCAGTTGATCGATCGCTTGAGCACGACCCCGCGAGGCATCTTGCGTTGATTGGGTTTGAAAACCAGCAGAATCACCAAGCGTTAACGCGGACAAACTATTGATTTCATCCTCAATACGCTGCGTGTTGTCGAAGCTAGCGAAATCTCGGTCGAGCACGAGAGTGATCATTCCATCGTCGTGAAAGGCAGCTGGCACAGACGCTTCCATCTTTCCGCCCCCCTGGATCGTTGCACTCGTCAGGTTTCCATCGTCACTAAGCC is a genomic window containing:
- a CDS encoding flagellar basal body P-ring protein FlgI encodes the protein MNTYFSSITKSILTVAFAMAAFQSTNAASLKLGDMCRLKGQETNSLQGLGLVVGLKGTGDSDAAPTARALSRMMQLMGGPMSVDSLGQLDVKDIGDAKNVAMVFVTAKLPAVGAQSGDLIDVTVNAINAKSLEGGYLMMTPLLGPRADNPTVYAIAQGAMRLSDDGNLTSATIQGGGKMEASVPAAFHDDGMITLVLDRDFASFDNTQRIEDEINSLSALTLGDSAGFQTQSTQDASRGRAQAIDQLHVRVQIPSIYRDNPIKFIALLLNLPIQLASHSSRVVINEREGIVVIGKDVEVAPVLVTHRNLRIEAGGVAGFVGVHDKVNEHDNAKLKNLADALNALDVPTSDLIAIIKTLKRKGDLFGEVVFE
- a CDS encoding small basic protein, with the protein product MDRSLKVQAGAIKTRNVLTRAERIARLKEIDRFDPEANIVGMAKTRVPKVSLKRKKKVKKEDDAK
- a CDS encoding rod-binding protein — protein: MNIQSSSSFDTLGSKWEQSPLSSSLSENVAAKPENETKEAFTKFVGETMFGSMLASMRKTVGKPAYMHGGRTEEVFQKQLDQLIVEDLTESSASEIADPMFDLFQLSRKAG
- a CDS encoding calcium/sodium antiporter, with the translated sequence MNEWFFVIGQIGLGLVLLVAGGEFLVRGAVALASALHISPLVIGLTVVAFGTSAPELGVSLQAAFAGSADVAIGNVVGSNIINTLFVLGAAALVTPLIVSSQLIRLDVPIMIAASGLLWWMSSDGSISQIEGITLFTILIVYIVYCIRKSRSESKQVQEEYIRQYGEPEVAAESPARLSTFLKNFGYLLAGLLLLGLGSNWLVDGATKIATSLGISQLVIGLTVVAIGTSLPEVVTSIVASYRGERDIAVGNVVGSNLFNILCVLGLTATVSPAGISIAATAIHFDIPVMFAVSVICMPIFMSGHLIDRMEGALFLMYYAAYNTFIVMTAKSPFAANQYTRILFWVVLPLTILPIVVSIVTVRIQKSRT